TTCGTCTTTCCGACGATGATCGCACCTGCATTTTTCAACCGCGAGACGAACAGGTCATCCTCGTCAGCGACGTTGTCCACGTACAGTTTCGAGCCGAACGTCGTCCGGATTCCCTCGACGTTATCCAGGTCCTTGATCGCGACCGGTACGCCGTGGAGCGGTCCGAGCGGTTCGCCGTTCTCGATCGCTTGCTCGGCCTCATGGGCCTGTTCATAGGCCAGGTCTTCGGTTACGGTGATGAAGGCGTTCGTCCGGTCGTTTCGGTCAGCGATTCGATCGAGATGCGCGTCGACTACATCGGTCGGCGATACGTCGCCGTCTCGAATCTGTCGGGCCATCCCCGTAGCAGACATGTGAATGAGTTCGTCAGTCATAGCTGCTAGCTCGTTTGCAGTGGTGAAAACCATATGGGATATTCACACACCCTGCCAGCGTTTACCGACGGGCGGTCGTGTACTTATTTATAGGTTGATATCCCTGTGTTTGATAATGGCACAGGTAACTGTCGATACCCCCGAACAGGTAACGCAGCTGGATACACTCATTAGAGTGAATCTGACGGATAAAGAGATATCACTCGAAACCGTCCCACAAAAGTATCGTGATCGGTTCATCGCCGGAAAGGGACTTGGGGCGGCACTGCTCCTTGATGAAGTCGAGGCTGGCGTCGATCCGCTCTCTCCCGAAAACAAAATGTACTTCCTGTTTGGCCCGCTCACTGGGTTTGCACCAGGAACGTCACGATACGGTGCTGTAACGAAGTCACCGTTGACCGGTACGTTCGTCGACTCCTACTCCGGCGGCCATTTCCCGACGATGGTCAGGTACGCGCTTCCGAACGTACTCGCAATCGCGATCGAAGGGCGTGCAGAGGAACCAGTCATGCTTCGAATTGACGACGGCGAACTGCGACTCGAGGACGCCACCGATCTGTGGGGACTGGATACAAAAGAGACGGCGCAGCAGTTCGAGGGAAAGCAGACGAAGACGGCCTGTATCGGCCCTGCAGGTGAAAATCAGGTGAAGTTCGCGACGATTTCAAGCGACGAGGGAACCCACCACGCAGGTCGTGGTGGTGTCGGCGCCGTCATGGGTTCGAAAAATCTGAAGGCGATCGTCGCGACAGGGAACTCGCCGCCGAAAGCACCCGACATTCAGCAACTGAAGGTTGAGCACACCCAGCGGCTTGGGACTGACGAGGAGGTCTCCTGGGCGCGAAACGGCGGCACGCAACTGATCGTCGACTGGACCCAGCAGGTTGGCGCGCTGCCTTCACACAACTGGTCGCGCGGCACCATCGAGAACGTCGACGATCTGAACATCGACGCTTTCTCTGAGGGACACGTTGGTACCGACTCCTGTTTCGGCTGTCCCGTCGCCTGCGGCCACGTCGTCGACTTCGAGGAGAGCGACGCCGATCTCGAGGGAGACTTCCCAGACGCCAGCGTCGATTGGGGGCCAGAGTACGAGACGATCGGCATGATGGGCGCGAACACGGATATCACGAACGTCACCGAAGTGACCGAACTCGCGAACCTCGCCGACACGCTTGGGATGGACACGATCTCGCTCGGCAACGTCCTCTCGTGGCTGATGGAGGTCACTGAGGCTGGACTTGTTGACTCAGACCTGGGCTGGGGCGACGCCGAGACCGCCGCCGAGATCATCCGTGATATCGCCCACCGTGAGGGCATCGGCGACGAACTCGCAGAGGGAACCGCTCGCGCGGCAGAACTGCTCTGTGATGGCCACCCCGACGCACGAGAAGCCGCCGTGCAGGTTAAGGGACTCGAGTTACCCGCCTACGAGCCACGGGCGTCGTTCAGCATGGCGCTCGCGTACGCCACCGCGGACAGGGGAGCCTGCCACCAGCGGGCGTTCCCGATCGGGTCAGATGCACTGGGTGGTGAGCGAGACCCACACGATACGGCGGGTCACGCCTCAGTCGTCATCGACGAACAGGATGAGAACGCACTGACCTACAGCATGGTCTCATGTTCGTTCACCGCGTACAACTACGAGCGCGTCTGCGAGTGGCTCAACGAACTCGCCTATGATGTGACTATTGAGGACCTACAGGCGGTCGGCGAGCGCGCCTGGAACGCGACGCGGCTGTTCAACGTCCGCGAGGGATTCGGGCGAGACGACGATACTCTCCCCGACCGGTTCACTCGACCGCTCAAGCAGGGCGGTCCCGCAGACGGCAACGCGATCAGTAAAGAGGAGTTCGAGACGATGCTTGATGACTACTACGAGCAGCGCGGCTGGTCTTCAGATGGCGTCCCAACTACCGAGACGCTAGAGCGGTTGAAAATCAAGTCACTCGTCCCTGCTTGACCCAATGAACAATTTTATGACAGACGGATAGCTGGTGAATATTCCTACGTTCGTCTTTCACCGTCTTACGACGCAGTCTGTACGGAGAATCGGTTCAGCTGAATCTGCTATAACGCATAACAACCTCGCTAATCACTCAATGGACAGACGCCAGCGAAGGTGCTAAACTAGACAGTGACCAAAATCGTGAGCAAAATTCAGGCTGTAGGCTGAGTAGACGAATATATTCGGACCAAACGATTAATGAACTGTATAGTATACTATAATGCATGACCATCTCAGACAGACTGGTTCGAGACACGTACGGCCTCTATATCGGAGGAAAATGGATGTCAGCAGTGGACGGTGAGCATTTGCTCACCATCAATCCGGCAACTGAAAAACCGCTTGCGGAGGTGGCAGCGGCACAAGCCACTGACGTCGACCGCGCGGTGGAGGTAGCACGCGAGGCATATCCTGCATGGCGTGACACATCACCAGATGAGCGTGGGCGTATTATTTATCGAATTGGACAACTTATTCGAGAGTATGGGGACGAATTAGCAGCTTTGGAGAGTTTAGACCAGGGAAAACCGCTTTCCCAAGCAGAGAGCGACATCGAGAGTGCAGCTCGATATTTCGAGTACTATGCAGGTGCGGCTGACAAGGTTGAAGGTAGAAGCATACCGGTCGGATCGAAGCAAGTTGATTTCACTGTACGGGAACCTTACGGTGTCAGTGTACAAATCACGCCGTGGAACTTTCCTGCAAACCTCTTTGCACGCGGTGTCGCACCAGCGCTCGTTGCTGGCAATACGACGGTCATCAAACCTGCTGAACAAACCCCACTCTCGACGCTTCGACTCGCAGAAATCTGTGCAGAGGCGGGTATCCCGGATGGTGTCGTCAATGTTGTCACAGGATTTGGAAAACCTACAGGATCAGCGCTCACCTCGCATCCTGACGTAGATACTATCACGTTCACTGGAAGTGTACCGACTGGCCAAGCCATTATGAAGCAGGCCGCGAACAACGTAACTCCAGTGACCTTGGAGCTCGGTGGCAAGAATCCTGCTATTGTGTTTCCCGATGCGGACCTCGACAAGACTACGAACTGGATCGCCAGAGCGATTTTCACGAACTCTGGACAAGTGTGTTCTGCGGCCGATCGAGTTGTTATTCACGAGGACGTTCACGACGAGTTTGTTAGCCGATTTGTCGACTGTGCTGAAAGCTATGAAATCGGACCAGGGGCACAGG
Above is a genomic segment from Natronorubrum aibiense containing:
- a CDS encoding aldehyde dehydrogenase family protein — its product is MTISDRLVRDTYGLYIGGKWMSAVDGEHLLTINPATEKPLAEVAAAQATDVDRAVEVAREAYPAWRDTSPDERGRIIYRIGQLIREYGDELAALESLDQGKPLSQAESDIESAARYFEYYAGAADKVEGRSIPVGSKQVDFTVREPYGVSVQITPWNFPANLFARGVAPALVAGNTTVIKPAEQTPLSTLRLAEICAEAGIPDGVVNVVTGFGKPTGSALTSHPDVDTITFTGSVPTGQAIMKQAANNVTPVTLELGGKNPAIVFPDADLDKTTNWIARAIFTNSGQVCSAADRVVIHEDVHDEFVSRFVDCAESYEIGPGAQDLDMGPLASADQLEKVLRYIEIGHKEGATLATGGNALDRDGFFVEPTVFTDVENDMRIAQEEIFGPVLTVIPFTTESEALEIANDVEYGLVSGIFTDDIKRAHRFAQRLEAGNVYINKWFGDTNQTPFGGYKKSGIGREKGLDALESYLQTKNIAVNIADDDELDLPGA
- a CDS encoding aldehyde ferredoxin oxidoreductase family protein, yielding MAQVTVDTPEQVTQLDTLIRVNLTDKEISLETVPQKYRDRFIAGKGLGAALLLDEVEAGVDPLSPENKMYFLFGPLTGFAPGTSRYGAVTKSPLTGTFVDSYSGGHFPTMVRYALPNVLAIAIEGRAEEPVMLRIDDGELRLEDATDLWGLDTKETAQQFEGKQTKTACIGPAGENQVKFATISSDEGTHHAGRGGVGAVMGSKNLKAIVATGNSPPKAPDIQQLKVEHTQRLGTDEEVSWARNGGTQLIVDWTQQVGALPSHNWSRGTIENVDDLNIDAFSEGHVGTDSCFGCPVACGHVVDFEESDADLEGDFPDASVDWGPEYETIGMMGANTDITNVTEVTELANLADTLGMDTISLGNVLSWLMEVTEAGLVDSDLGWGDAETAAEIIRDIAHREGIGDELAEGTARAAELLCDGHPDAREAAVQVKGLELPAYEPRASFSMALAYATADRGACHQRAFPIGSDALGGERDPHDTAGHASVVIDEQDENALTYSMVSCSFTAYNYERVCEWLNELAYDVTIEDLQAVGERAWNATRLFNVREGFGRDDDTLPDRFTRPLKQGGPADGNAISKEEFETMLDDYYEQRGWSSDGVPTTETLERLKIKSLVPA